One Burkholderia thailandensis E264 genomic window carries:
- the fliI gene encoding flagellar protein export ATPase FliI translates to MILSALRNLELDSVPVARMTGRLTGVTGLLLKASGCRLETGERCVIESADGDRIDAQVVGFNREETFLMPFKKPVGLVAGAQVLSCDRQGSLRIGRSWLGRIVNGLGEAIDGRGPLGGDVALRAHPAPVNPLRKRPVRDTLDVGVRAIDGLLTLGRGQRVGLMAGSGVGKSMLLGMITRATQADVVVVGLIGERGREVREFVDHALGEAGLAKSVLVAAPADESPLMRLKAAELCHAIAAHFRDTGANVLLLVDSLTRYAMAQREIALSVGEPPATRGYPPSVFGMLPQLVETAGNGEGAGSMSAIYTVLAEGDDQNDPVVDTARAILDGHIVLTRELAERGHYPAIDVPRSVSRCMSQVAGAEHEALARKVKEMIGRHEQVRDLIPLGGYVQGADPATDEAVAKAARIDAFLRQDMRDVARRDATLAALRELIA, encoded by the coding sequence GTGATTTTGTCCGCGCTGCGCAATCTCGAACTGGACTCGGTGCCCGTCGCCCGCATGACGGGCCGCCTGACCGGCGTGACGGGGCTGCTGCTCAAAGCGTCCGGCTGCCGGCTCGAAACGGGCGAGCGTTGCGTGATCGAGTCGGCGGATGGAGACAGGATCGACGCGCAGGTGGTCGGCTTCAATCGTGAGGAAACCTTCCTGATGCCGTTCAAGAAGCCGGTTGGCCTTGTCGCGGGCGCGCAGGTGCTGTCGTGCGACAGGCAGGGCTCGCTGCGGATCGGCCGCTCGTGGCTGGGACGGATCGTCAACGGCCTGGGCGAAGCCATCGACGGCCGCGGCCCGCTCGGCGGCGACGTGGCGCTCCGGGCGCATCCCGCGCCGGTGAATCCGCTGCGCAAGCGCCCGGTGCGCGACACGCTGGACGTCGGCGTGCGGGCGATCGATGGCCTGCTGACGCTCGGCCGAGGGCAACGAGTCGGCCTGATGGCGGGCAGCGGCGTCGGCAAGAGCATGTTGCTCGGGATGATCACGCGCGCGACGCAGGCCGATGTCGTCGTCGTGGGGCTGATCGGCGAGCGCGGGCGCGAAGTGCGCGAATTCGTCGACCACGCGCTCGGCGAAGCGGGCCTCGCGAAATCGGTGCTGGTGGCCGCGCCGGCCGACGAGTCGCCGCTGATGCGGCTCAAGGCGGCGGAGCTTTGCCATGCGATCGCCGCTCATTTTCGCGATACGGGCGCGAATGTCCTGCTGCTCGTGGATTCGCTCACGCGCTATGCGATGGCGCAGCGCGAGATCGCGCTGTCGGTCGGCGAGCCGCCCGCCACGCGCGGCTATCCGCCGTCGGTGTTCGGCATGCTGCCGCAGCTCGTCGAGACGGCGGGCAATGGCGAGGGGGCGGGCAGCATGAGCGCGATCTACACGGTTCTCGCCGAAGGCGACGACCAGAACGATCCGGTCGTCGATACCGCGCGCGCGATTCTCGACGGGCACATCGTGCTGACGCGCGAGCTGGCCGAGCGCGGGCACTACCCGGCGATCGACGTGCCGCGTTCGGTCAGCCGGTGCATGAGCCAGGTCGCCGGCGCCGAGCACGAAGCGCTTGCGCGCAAGGTCAAGGAAATGATCGGCCGTCACGAGCAAGTTCGCGACCTGATTCCGCTGGGCGGATACGTGCAGGGCGCTGATCCGGCGACGGACGAGGCGGTGGCGAAGGCGGCGCGCATCGACGCGTTCCTGCGGCAGGACATGCGCGACGTCGCGCGTCGCGACGCGACGCTGGCGGCGTTGCGGGAGCTGATCGCATGA
- a CDS encoding flagellar FliJ family protein, with amino-acid sequence MNEQRKVTRIAGWIAAREAEIDRLAADMARQEAVRQRYRHNLGAMQRLYDDCAAATGAALPMLAQNQAGYRQTLLDAVTQLRAALKVQEDNLEVGRALLAAKTLRCEVWRRELDRRRRALDLARRRSEQRAQDELAAQAWRRTSA; translated from the coding sequence ATGAACGAGCAACGCAAGGTCACGCGCATCGCGGGCTGGATCGCCGCGCGCGAAGCCGAGATCGACCGGCTCGCCGCGGACATGGCGCGCCAGGAGGCCGTGCGCCAGCGCTATCGGCACAACCTCGGCGCGATGCAGCGGCTGTACGACGATTGCGCCGCGGCGACGGGCGCGGCCCTGCCGATGCTCGCGCAGAACCAAGCCGGCTATCGCCAGACGCTGCTCGACGCCGTGACGCAACTGCGGGCCGCGTTGAAGGTGCAGGAGGACAACCTGGAGGTCGGCCGCGCGCTGCTGGCCGCGAAGACGCTGCGGTGCGAAGTGTGGCGGCGCGAGCTCGATCGCAGGCGGCGCGCGCTCGACCTCGCGCGGCGGCGCAGCGAGCAGCGCGCGCAGGACGAACTGGCGGCGCAGGCGTGGCGGCGGACGTCGGCATGA
- the fliD gene encoding flagellar filament capping protein FliD gives MLKVTDPQATARAFAESYMASARRQLDRQANDVKNNKEALSNLGNLLTTFRDKQRELVAGGSMIQHTVTQSNDAFASVTTASGAKPGSYQFHVEQLATAHQLTIDVPPGVRAEEAGSVKIKLADGSEFTVDLTAAKDKDGNVSAEELARVINSSSGASGAVHAAVIGGQLMLTSANTGADSRISFEIDPASPLADAFGGASTISEAQNAKVKIGDPTNGKTIELQGNTLDSIEGLSITFKQVGSGTITVASDKEKTTESVKAFIDAYNELIDKLAELTKVGDAANGDPGGPFSSDAGVRALVSQLRSELNKSVDGVKLYELGIDTDKKGKLVLDVNRFEEAFKASPDRFDKLFGDAENGLVGNLGKALDGWLDEKNGQLKTRNESVAQTEKQLLAKQEEYNRRYQDVFERYTQEFTRLQVLQLQMDNTLDQIKNLFATSKD, from the coding sequence ATGTTGAAGGTGACGGATCCGCAGGCGACGGCGAGGGCTTTCGCCGAGAGCTACATGGCAAGTGCGCGGCGGCAGCTCGACCGGCAAGCGAACGACGTGAAGAACAACAAGGAGGCGCTGTCGAATCTCGGCAACTTGTTGACCACGTTCCGGGACAAGCAGCGCGAGCTCGTCGCGGGCGGAAGCATGATCCAGCACACGGTGACGCAGTCGAACGATGCGTTCGCATCGGTGACGACGGCGTCCGGTGCGAAGCCGGGCAGCTATCAGTTCCATGTCGAACAGCTCGCGACCGCGCATCAATTGACGATCGACGTGCCGCCCGGCGTTCGCGCCGAGGAAGCCGGCTCGGTGAAGATCAAGCTGGCCGACGGATCGGAATTCACCGTCGACCTCACGGCGGCCAAGGACAAGGATGGCAATGTGTCCGCCGAGGAGCTGGCTCGCGTAATCAACTCGAGTTCGGGGGCGAGCGGCGCCGTTCATGCGGCGGTGATCGGCGGCCAGCTCATGCTGACGTCGGCCAACACGGGAGCCGACAGCAGGATTTCCTTCGAGATCGATCCCGCGTCGCCGCTTGCCGACGCGTTTGGCGGGGCCTCGACGATCTCCGAGGCGCAGAACGCGAAGGTCAAGATCGGCGACCCGACGAACGGCAAGACGATCGAGCTGCAGGGCAACACGCTCGATTCGATCGAAGGCCTGAGCATCACGTTCAAGCAGGTCGGGTCCGGAACGATTACGGTCGCCTCCGACAAGGAAAAGACAACCGAAAGCGTCAAGGCGTTTATCGATGCGTACAACGAACTGATCGACAAGCTTGCCGAGCTGACGAAAGTCGGCGATGCGGCGAACGGCGATCCGGGCGGGCCGTTCTCGTCCGACGCGGGTGTGCGCGCGCTCGTCAGCCAGCTCAGATCGGAGCTGAACAAGAGCGTGGATGGCGTGAAGCTGTACGAACTCGGTATCGATACGGACAAGAAGGGCAAGCTGGTCCTGGATGTGAACCGTTTCGAAGAGGCGTTCAAGGCGTCCCCGGATCGCTTCGACAAGCTGTTCGGCGACGCGGAAAACGGGCTCGTCGGCAATCTCGGCAAGGCGCTCGACGGATGGCTGGACGAAAAGAACGGCCAACTGAAGACCCGCAACGAATCGGTCGCGCAGACGGAAAAGCAGCTTCTCGCCAAGCAGGAAGAGTACAACCGCCGCTACCAGGACGTGTTCGAACGCTACACGCAGGAATTCACGCGGCTTCAGGTGCTCCAGCTGCAAATGGACAACACGCTCGACCAGATCAAGAACCTGTTCGCGACGAGCAAGGATTGA
- the fliS gene encoding flagellar export chaperone FliS yields the protein MENIGYRSYHAANLESQIANASPIQLVLVLTDGLLDEIARARAHIVARRIEAKGASIGRCIELLNGLASSLDMTAGSEVVTNLAALYDYCVRRLNVAGIELNVEPLDEAAHLIGVLREGWQGAQNGGL from the coding sequence GTGGAAAACATCGGGTACCGCAGCTATCACGCTGCCAATCTTGAATCGCAGATCGCGAACGCATCGCCGATTCAGCTCGTGCTGGTGCTGACCGACGGTCTGCTGGACGAAATCGCGCGCGCCCGCGCGCACATCGTCGCACGGCGCATCGAGGCGAAAGGCGCGAGCATCGGCCGATGCATCGAGCTGCTCAACGGATTGGCCAGTTCGCTCGACATGACGGCGGGCAGCGAGGTGGTGACGAACCTGGCGGCGCTTTACGACTACTGCGTGCGCCGCCTGAACGTTGCCGGCATCGAGCTGAACGTCGAGCCGCTCGACGAAGCGGCGCATCTGATCGGGGTGCTTCGCGAGGGGTGGCAGGGTGCGCAAAATGGCGGACTTTGA
- a CDS encoding flagellar hook-length control protein FliK, with translation MIEAGKALYVSPVRDDERLRNGERFRDGERLRDGADGARAGMRDAASAAGAASTSRVGQPGAGAPRDQQALSQSPGQQAADKPPAGAPGPQEGTIGAPVDMPRAAARAHSPQSAPVRLGAELMSVLGERIDVQLQRGVERAVIRLDPQSMGTLHIAIRHEGGSVQIQMIASHEEVARQLQTMSEALRQDLSSRHHGDVTVVVRHGQGMEQGAGHGEGGAHREEKRPGAALAEADVPDGDDGFRLDGRDVI, from the coding sequence ATGATCGAAGCGGGTAAGGCGCTGTACGTGTCGCCGGTACGCGACGACGAACGGCTGCGCAACGGCGAACGATTCCGCGACGGCGAACGGCTGCGCGATGGAGCCGACGGCGCGCGCGCCGGCATGCGGGACGCCGCGTCCGCCGCCGGCGCGGCGTCGACTTCCCGCGTCGGGCAGCCGGGCGCGGGCGCGCCGCGCGATCAACAAGCACTGTCGCAGTCGCCCGGGCAACAGGCCGCCGACAAGCCGCCGGCCGGCGCGCCGGGGCCGCAGGAGGGCACGATCGGCGCGCCCGTCGACATGCCGCGCGCGGCGGCTCGCGCGCATTCGCCGCAGTCCGCGCCCGTGCGCCTGGGGGCCGAGCTGATGAGCGTGTTGGGCGAGCGCATCGACGTGCAGCTTCAACGCGGGGTCGAGCGTGCGGTGATCCGGCTGGACCCTCAATCGATGGGCACGCTTCATATCGCGATCCGTCATGAAGGGGGAAGCGTCCAGATCCAGATGATCGCTTCGCACGAAGAGGTCGCGCGCCAATTGCAGACGATGAGCGAGGCGCTTCGCCAGGATCTGTCGTCCCGGCATCACGGCGACGTCACCGTGGTCGTGAGGCACGGTCAGGGCATGGAGCAAGGCGCGGGCCACGGCGAAGGCGGCGCGCACCGCGAGGAGAAGCGGCCGGGTGCGGCGCTCGCCGAGGCCGATGTGCCGGACGGCGACGACGGGTTTCGCCTCGACGGCCGCGACGTGATTTAA
- a CDS encoding RNA polymerase sigma factor FliA, whose product MTTLDECAAARTAYARAGAGAEQRWLVEYAPIVKRAARQLKSQAVGMLTLDDIEQIGLMGLLEALRRYGMPDAAFPCYAATRVRGAILDELRRHDWRPRSVRLEAHRTRDCERELCRSLGREPTEAEVSSALGISTAEYRERVMANNAEAMASFDSVLDDDALTHEESPERQIVRRRCLEQALARLNEREQRVIQLYYEFDLSLREIASVLELTEARVCQINKAALKKMREVLSDA is encoded by the coding sequence ATGACGACACTGGACGAATGCGCTGCCGCGCGCACGGCTTACGCGCGCGCCGGAGCGGGCGCGGAGCAGAGATGGCTGGTCGAGTACGCGCCGATCGTCAAGCGCGCCGCCCGCCAGTTGAAGTCGCAGGCAGTCGGCATGCTGACGCTCGATGACATCGAGCAGATCGGCTTGATGGGGCTGCTCGAGGCGCTGCGCCGCTATGGCATGCCCGATGCGGCTTTCCCATGCTACGCGGCGACGCGCGTGCGCGGCGCGATTCTCGACGAGTTGCGCCGTCACGACTGGCGGCCGCGCTCGGTGCGCCTGGAAGCGCATCGCACGCGCGACTGCGAACGCGAGCTGTGCCGCTCGCTTGGACGCGAGCCGACGGAAGCCGAGGTCAGCAGTGCGCTCGGCATCAGCACGGCGGAGTACCGCGAACGCGTGATGGCGAACAATGCGGAGGCAATGGCGAGCTTCGACAGCGTGCTCGACGACGACGCGTTGACCCATGAAGAAAGCCCCGAAAGGCAGATCGTGCGGCGTCGCTGTCTCGAGCAGGCCCTGGCTCGCCTCAACGAGCGCGAGCAGCGTGTGATTCAGCTGTACTACGAGTTCGATTTGAGCCTGCGCGAAATCGCGTCGGTTCTCGAGTTGACCGAGGCGCGGGTTTGCCAGATCAACAAGGCGGCCCTCAAGAAGATGCGCGAGGTGTTGAGCGATGCATGA
- the flgM gene encoding flagellar biosynthesis anti-sigma factor FlgM produces MKLSSTKYGVPAQRSNGASRASTTAQEGGARGAAAGDACLEVELLRPAQDVLRELPDFDAARVAALRAALQEGRLPFDAGKLAGLIQRFHGAKE; encoded by the coding sequence ATGAAACTGTCCAGTACGAAATATGGCGTGCCCGCGCAACGAAGCAACGGCGCGAGCCGTGCGTCGACGACAGCGCAGGAAGGCGGCGCGCGCGGCGCGGCAGCGGGCGATGCGTGTTTGGAGGTCGAACTGTTGCGACCTGCGCAGGACGTGCTGCGCGAGCTGCCGGATTTCGACGCGGCGCGCGTGGCGGCGTTGCGCGCGGCGCTGCAGGAGGGGCGGCTGCCGTTCGATGCGGGCAAGCTGGCCGGACTGATCCAGCGTTTTCACGGAGCGAAGGAATGA
- a CDS encoding flagellar protein FlgN: MTRKEAFSRMLAGLGADRSRCEELRGLLEQQFDAALRRDGSSLMAVGSAIRVLVDALGSSHEARRQCARVLADPKRPASMSELCALLRGAARDALTLEWQSFDALMRECRQLNQRNATVLMSQFEIVQRVLHGESDTYVHP; encoded by the coding sequence ATGACGCGCAAGGAAGCATTCTCGCGGATGCTCGCCGGGCTCGGGGCGGACCGGAGCCGATGCGAGGAGCTGAGGGGCCTGCTCGAACAGCAGTTCGATGCGGCGCTGCGCCGCGACGGTTCGTCGCTGATGGCCGTCGGCAGTGCCATTCGGGTGCTGGTGGACGCGCTGGGCTCGAGCCACGAGGCGCGCCGGCAATGCGCGCGCGTGCTCGCCGATCCGAAGCGGCCCGCATCGATGAGCGAGCTGTGCGCGTTGCTGCGGGGCGCGGCGCGCGATGCGCTGACGCTCGAATGGCAGTCTTTCGATGCGCTGATGCGCGAGTGTCGGCAACTGAATCAACGCAACGCCACGGTGCTCATGTCTCAATTCGAGATCGTGCAGCGTGTGCTTCACGGCGAGAGCGATACCTATGTTCATCCCTGA
- a CDS encoding glycoside hydrolase family 73 protein, with the protein MFIPDFDSRPSDWARAASARPGVSSRGAARGEFHAEFSRLQRDIAATIAQGFDASGDGGRVRIQGPAPFAGADALVRLLDGDSAHAAPDKAAFLERILPYAREAGKALSVSGDLVAAHAALESGWGRRPLTTGDGANTHNLFGIKAGANWAGRVADVLTTEYVGGEPVKTVERFRAYPDYRSAFADYAALLRGSSRFREVVGTGDDAAAFAAALARGGYATDPAYSSKLQRIAADVAASRAAAGGVSGTRPALAEQSARQSPDR; encoded by the coding sequence ATGTTCATCCCTGACTTCGATAGCCGTCCGTCCGATTGGGCGCGCGCGGCGTCCGCCCGCCCGGGCGTCTCCTCGCGGGGCGCCGCGCGAGGCGAGTTCCATGCGGAATTCTCGCGGCTTCAGCGGGATATCGCCGCGACGATCGCGCAAGGTTTCGACGCATCCGGCGACGGCGGCCGCGTTCGCATTCAGGGCCCCGCGCCGTTTGCCGGAGCGGACGCGCTCGTGCGCTTGCTGGATGGGGACTCGGCGCACGCGGCGCCGGACAAGGCGGCGTTCCTCGAGCGCATCCTGCCGTACGCGCGCGAGGCCGGAAAGGCCTTGTCCGTATCCGGCGATCTGGTGGCGGCGCACGCGGCGCTCGAGTCGGGGTGGGGGCGACGTCCGTTGACGACGGGCGACGGCGCGAATACCCACAACCTGTTCGGCATCAAGGCCGGCGCGAATTGGGCGGGCCGCGTCGCGGACGTGCTGACCACCGAGTACGTCGGCGGCGAGCCCGTCAAGACGGTGGAGCGGTTTCGCGCGTACCCGGATTACCGGTCGGCGTTCGCTGATTACGCCGCGCTGCTGCGCGGCAGTTCGCGTTTTCGCGAGGTCGTCGGCACGGGCGACGATGCGGCCGCATTCGCCGCGGCGCTTGCTCGCGGCGGCTACGCGACCGATCCGGCTTATTCGTCGAAGCTGCAACGGATCGCGGCCGACGTGGCGGCGTCGCGCGCCGCCGCCGGCGGCGTCAGCGGGACGCGTCCGGCGCTGGCTGAGCAATCGGCTCGGCAGTCCCCGGACCGGTGA
- the flgA gene encoding flagellar basal body P-ring formation chaperone FlgA → MLLSLSAVSASAASTSAASASAASTSAAAPRPELREQVRQTALTRLTELAKRAGLRDADIAVVVSPLKPPMPVCDTPFEVSVGEPRQLGRLTLSARCPASGRVTKLTARAQVTATIPVAARDLDARETIAADDLGTARRTLTSLTDTVTRADEAIGRTSRRSLHAGQVLSRRILQAPELIRRGQTVRIVARVGQAEIVNTGIAMQNGAQDDVIRLRVGTRKDAKVVTVRVTGPGTAEPIAQPAPDASR, encoded by the coding sequence TTGCTGCTTTCTCTGTCCGCCGTGTCTGCGTCGGCCGCATCCACGTCGGCCGCATCCGCGTCCGCCGCATCGACATCGGCCGCCGCGCCGCGCCCCGAGCTTCGGGAGCAGGTCCGGCAAACCGCGCTGACCCGCCTCACGGAACTCGCGAAGCGCGCCGGACTGCGCGACGCCGACATCGCGGTCGTGGTTTCGCCGCTCAAGCCGCCCATGCCCGTCTGCGATACGCCGTTCGAAGTCAGTGTCGGCGAACCGCGTCAGCTCGGCAGACTCACCCTATCGGCGCGCTGCCCCGCATCCGGCCGCGTGACGAAGCTCACGGCCCGTGCCCAGGTCACGGCGACGATTCCCGTCGCCGCGCGCGACCTCGATGCGCGCGAGACGATCGCGGCCGACGATCTCGGCACGGCCCGCCGCACGCTGACCTCGCTGACCGACACCGTGACCCGCGCGGACGAGGCGATCGGCCGGACGAGCCGCCGCTCGCTGCATGCGGGGCAAGTGCTGTCGCGCCGCATCCTTCAGGCGCCCGAGCTGATCCGTCGCGGCCAAACCGTGCGGATCGTCGCTCGCGTCGGTCAGGCTGAGATCGTCAACACCGGCATCGCGATGCAAAACGGCGCGCAGGACGACGTCATCCGCCTTCGCGTGGGCACGCGCAAGGACGCGAAAGTCGTGACGGTCCGCGTCACCGGTCCGGGGACTGCCGAGCCGATTGCTCAGCCAGCGCCGGACGCGTCCCGCTGA
- the flgB gene encoding flagellar basal body rod protein FlgB produces the protein MAFDLASGLDLHPTALKLRAERTKIIASNLANLDTPGYQAQDLDFKRSLAEAAGGGAGARLGDAPAGGVTLGYRVPYQAAQDGNTVELGIEQAAFAQNAIDFQMSLTFLNAKIKGLQTAITGNA, from the coding sequence ATGGCATTTGATCTGGCAAGCGGACTGGACCTTCATCCCACCGCGTTGAAGCTGCGGGCGGAACGCACGAAGATCATCGCGTCGAATCTGGCGAATCTCGATACGCCCGGCTACCAGGCGCAGGATCTGGATTTCAAGCGCAGCCTGGCCGAAGCCGCCGGCGGCGGTGCGGGCGCACGTCTGGGCGATGCGCCGGCGGGCGGCGTCACGCTCGGCTATCGCGTGCCGTATCAGGCGGCGCAAGACGGCAATACGGTCGAACTGGGCATCGAGCAGGCGGCGTTCGCGCAGAACGCGATCGACTTTCAGATGAGCCTCACGTTCCTGAACGCGAAGATCAAGGGCCTGCAAACCGCGATTACGGGCAATGCGTAA
- the flgC gene encoding flagellar basal body rod protein FlgC, giving the protein MSFKDIAQIAGSAMSAQTVRLNTIASNLANADAASGAEDSTYRARKPVFASIFQLDAQGEPRGAAVQVLDVVKSTEPLRKVHQPGHPLADAEGNVLYPNVNPVEEMTDMLSASRAYSTNVEVLGRVNSMQLELLKLGQ; this is encoded by the coding sequence ATGAGCTTCAAGGACATCGCACAGATAGCCGGTTCCGCCATGTCGGCGCAGACGGTACGGCTCAACACGATCGCCAGCAATCTGGCCAATGCGGACGCGGCGTCCGGCGCCGAGGACTCGACCTACCGCGCGCGCAAGCCGGTCTTCGCGTCGATCTTCCAGCTCGATGCGCAGGGCGAGCCGCGTGGCGCCGCCGTGCAGGTGCTCGACGTCGTGAAGAGCACCGAGCCGCTGCGCAAGGTTCATCAACCGGGGCATCCGCTTGCCGACGCCGAAGGCAACGTGCTGTACCCGAACGTGAATCCGGTCGAGGAAATGACGGACATGCTGTCGGCGTCGCGCGCGTATTCGACGAACGTCGAAGTGCTCGGACGCGTCAACAGCATGCAGCTCGAGCTGCTCAAGCTCGGTCAGTGA
- a CDS encoding flagellar hook assembly protein FlgD gives MSNTIQPRAGDMQQPGAGQRMPSPYSNGANSPTDLFAKLLAAQIQNQNPLEPMDASQFVTQIMMGQQTEALGVVANLTQNSAALMESMLVVSLGSQVGTQVMVRTDSLDLKDDTRNARIVLDNAESDVTVVLTDSAGNSHRIALGAQAKGDVNFTIDPEGLGLPAGQYKIRVETASGAKAGVEVEGTLENVRLAADGKVILHVAGVGDVETSSISSFLGRRPANETRKETV, from the coding sequence ATGTCGAATACGATCCAGCCCCGCGCGGGCGATATGCAGCAACCCGGCGCCGGACAGCGCATGCCGTCGCCATACTCCAACGGCGCGAATTCGCCGACCGATCTGTTCGCGAAGCTGCTCGCCGCGCAAATCCAGAACCAGAATCCGCTCGAACCGATGGATGCGTCGCAGTTCGTCACGCAAATCATGATGGGGCAGCAGACCGAGGCGCTCGGCGTCGTCGCGAACCTCACGCAGAACAGCGCGGCGCTGATGGAAAGCATGCTCGTCGTTTCGCTCGGATCGCAGGTGGGCACGCAGGTGATGGTGCGAACCGATTCGCTCGACCTGAAGGACGACACGCGCAACGCGCGCATCGTGCTCGATAACGCGGAATCGGACGTGACCGTCGTGCTGACCGATTCGGCCGGCAATTCGCATCGGATCGCGCTCGGCGCGCAGGCCAAGGGCGACGTGAATTTCACGATCGATCCGGAAGGACTCGGTCTGCCCGCCGGCCAGTACAAGATTCGCGTCGAGACCGCCAGCGGCGCGAAAGCGGGCGTCGAAGTGGAAGGGACGCTCGAGAACGTCCGCCTCGCGGCGGACGGCAAGGTGATTCTCCACGTCGCCGGTGTCGGCGATGTGGAGACTTCGTCAATCAGCAGCTTTTTGGGTCGCCGACCCGCCAACGAGACGCGCAAGGAAACCGTATGA
- a CDS encoding flagellar hook protein FlgE: protein MSFNIALSGINAINSQLNTISHNIANANTYGFKAGRANFATMVAGTQANGTYIGSITQSVGTRGGFLPTGRALDGAIDGNGFFVTKDSDGSMLFTRFGYFQRDADGYIVDGFGRRAQGYGTGGAYGDIRVPTDTEPAKASDSLEYVGNLSADWDAPKNPTFDKDDDTSFNHSVASTVYDSLGRQHIVTQYFVKGQPPSTDVTTYYAMDGEIVGGSTPVQTVLQFDTNGQLTAPNSPVDLDLGTPAGASALAIKVNYAGTTQVAGETTTTVNRDNGYAAGVPGEVTLDEDGGVVVQYSNGKQRKVGSLALATFANQDGLTAVGDTAWRASAASGNPLIGSAGSGALGKVVAGSLELSNADVTKELVDMMSAQRNYQANSKVLSTENQMMQALMQAL, encoded by the coding sequence ATGAGCTTCAATATCGCCCTGTCGGGCATCAACGCCATCAACAGCCAGCTGAACACGATCAGCCACAACATCGCGAATGCCAACACGTACGGCTTCAAGGCCGGACGCGCGAACTTCGCGACAATGGTCGCGGGCACGCAGGCCAACGGCACGTACATCGGCTCGATCACGCAGAGCGTCGGCACGCGCGGCGGCTTTCTCCCGACCGGCCGCGCCCTCGACGGCGCGATCGACGGCAACGGCTTCTTCGTGACGAAGGATAGCGACGGCTCGATGCTCTTCACGCGCTTCGGCTACTTTCAGCGCGACGCCGACGGCTATATCGTCGACGGTTTCGGCCGGCGCGCGCAGGGCTACGGCACGGGCGGCGCCTATGGCGACATTCGCGTGCCGACCGACACGGAGCCGGCGAAGGCGAGCGACAGCCTCGAATATGTCGGCAACCTGTCCGCCGACTGGGACGCGCCGAAGAACCCGACGTTCGACAAGGACGACGACACCTCCTTCAATCATTCGGTCGCGTCGACCGTCTACGACTCGCTCGGCCGTCAGCACATCGTGACGCAGTACTTCGTGAAGGGGCAGCCGCCGTCGACCGACGTCACCACCTATTACGCGATGGACGGCGAGATCGTCGGCGGAAGCACGCCGGTCCAGACGGTGCTGCAGTTCGACACGAACGGCCAGCTGACGGCGCCGAACTCGCCGGTGGATCTCGATCTCGGTACGCCCGCCGGCGCGTCCGCGCTTGCGATCAAGGTCAACTACGCCGGTACGACGCAAGTCGCCGGCGAGACGACGACGACGGTCAATCGCGACAACGGCTACGCGGCCGGCGTGCCGGGCGAGGTGACGCTCGACGAGGACGGCGGCGTCGTCGTGCAGTACAGCAACGGCAAGCAACGCAAGGTCGGCTCGCTCGCGCTCGCGACGTTCGCGAACCAGGACGGCCTGACCGCCGTGGGCGACACCGCCTGGCGCGCGTCGGCGGCATCCGGCAATCCGCTGATCGGCTCGGCCGGCTCCGGCGCGCTCGGCAAGGTGGTGGCCGGTTCGCTCGAGCTGTCGAATGCGGACGTCACGAAGGAACTCGTCGACATGATGAGTGCGCAGCGCAACTATCAGGCCAACTCGAAGGTGCTGTCGACCGAGAACCAGATGATGCAAGCGTTGATGCAGGCGCTGTAA